From a single Rhizobium lusitanum genomic region:
- a CDS encoding amino acid ABC transporter permease — translation MSNISQNFVSKTLLPPQPAPAGEKGPAHWIRKNLLATPKDVVLTILAIALLAWAIPHIVNWLFTQAAWTGTDRSFCATTVQGGTQPDGWSGACWAFVRSKFLIFMFGLYPPDERWRPVLVAILTIIAFVPLMMPSLPRKGLNAILAFFVLPIVSFFLLYGGFGLEVVETERWGGLLVTLVIAFVAIAVSFPFGIVLALGRRSKMPVVRMLCVVFIEIIRGVPLITVLFMASYMLPLFMPQGWTVDKLLRAIVGISIFTSAYMAEVIRGGLQAVPKGQFEGADSLGLGYWQKMRLIVLPQAIKLVIPGIVNTYIGMFKDTSLVAIIGMFDLLGIVRQNFADATWASPVTPITGLVFAGLVFWLFCFGMSRYSGFMERHLDTGHKR, via the coding sequence ATGTCCAACATAAGCCAAAACTTTGTCAGCAAGACCCTTCTTCCGCCGCAGCCGGCTCCGGCAGGCGAAAAGGGCCCTGCTCACTGGATCCGGAAAAACCTGCTGGCGACACCGAAAGACGTGGTGTTGACGATCCTCGCCATCGCCCTTCTCGCTTGGGCCATTCCGCATATCGTCAACTGGCTGTTCACCCAGGCTGCCTGGACTGGCACCGATCGCAGCTTCTGCGCGACGACCGTGCAGGGTGGAACGCAGCCGGACGGTTGGAGCGGCGCTTGCTGGGCTTTCGTCCGCTCGAAATTCCTCATCTTCATGTTCGGCCTCTATCCGCCGGATGAACGCTGGCGTCCTGTGCTCGTTGCGATTCTGACGATTATCGCCTTCGTGCCGCTCATGATGCCATCACTTCCCAGGAAGGGATTGAACGCGATTCTGGCATTCTTCGTGCTGCCAATCGTTTCGTTCTTTCTGCTCTATGGCGGCTTCGGCCTAGAGGTCGTGGAAACGGAGAGATGGGGCGGCCTGCTGGTGACGTTGGTGATCGCCTTCGTAGCAATCGCGGTCTCGTTTCCATTCGGCATCGTGCTTGCACTCGGACGCCGCTCGAAAATGCCTGTCGTCCGCATGCTGTGTGTGGTCTTTATCGAGATCATCCGTGGCGTGCCATTGATCACGGTGCTGTTCATGGCCAGCTACATGCTGCCATTGTTCATGCCGCAGGGCTGGACGGTGGACAAGCTGCTGCGCGCCATAGTCGGCATCTCGATCTTCACCTCAGCCTATATGGCCGAAGTTATCCGTGGCGGCCTGCAGGCGGTTCCGAAGGGTCAGTTCGAGGGCGCCGATTCGCTCGGCCTCGGCTACTGGCAGAAAATGCGGCTGATCGTGCTGCCGCAGGCCATCAAGCTGGTCATCCCGGGTATCGTCAACACCTATATCGGCATGTTCAAGGACACGTCGCTGGTGGCGATCATTGGCATGTTCGATCTGCTCGGCATCGTCCGCCAGAATTTCGCCGACGCCACCTGGGCGAGCCCCGTGACACCGATCACCGGCCTGGTCTTCGCTGGATTGGTATTCTGGCTGTTCTGCTTTGGCATGTCGCGTTATTCAGGCTTCATGGAACGCCATCTCGACACTGGCCACAAACGATAA
- a CDS encoding amino acid ABC transporter permease, with translation MAITVNSPEGERSFVSALYNPKVRGVFYQALTLVILVAVGWFLIENTIDNLHALNRSFGFGFLEGRAGFNLGQTLLPFSSDSTNTQALLVGLLNTLLISAVGIVGATIVGFIIGIGRLSKNWLIAKLSQTYVEIFRNIPPLLVIFFWYSGVLVLLPQARDAVHLPFSAYLSNRGLAFPSPIFGAGMWAVGLAFLVALAVVFFVARWAHKRQAATGQQFHTIWVSIGVLIGLPLLTFLAAGLPLSFDYPVAGKFNLTGGSVVGPEFIALLLALSLYTATYIAEIVRAGILGVAKGQSEAAGALGLHASAVTRLVVIPQAMRIIIPPLTSQYLNLIKNSSLAIAIGYADLVAVGGVILNQSGRAVEVVIIWMIIYLALSIATSLFMNWFNAKMALVER, from the coding sequence ATGGCAATTACCGTAAATTCGCCTGAGGGCGAGCGATCATTCGTATCAGCACTATACAATCCCAAAGTCAGGGGTGTGTTTTATCAGGCTCTCACCCTCGTCATTCTCGTGGCCGTCGGCTGGTTCCTCATCGAGAATACGATCGACAATCTGCACGCATTGAACCGCTCCTTCGGCTTTGGCTTCCTCGAAGGCCGTGCTGGCTTCAATCTGGGACAAACGCTGCTTCCCTTTTCAAGCGACTCCACCAATACCCAAGCGCTCCTCGTCGGCCTGCTCAATACACTTCTTATTTCAGCAGTTGGCATCGTCGGCGCAACGATCGTCGGCTTCATCATCGGCATCGGTAGACTTTCGAAGAATTGGCTGATCGCGAAGCTTTCCCAGACCTATGTCGAAATCTTCCGCAACATCCCGCCTTTGCTCGTTATCTTCTTCTGGTACAGCGGCGTTCTGGTGCTGCTGCCACAGGCCCGCGACGCCGTGCATCTGCCATTCTCCGCCTATCTCAGCAATCGCGGCCTTGCCTTTCCAAGCCCGATTTTCGGCGCGGGCATGTGGGCCGTCGGCCTTGCCTTCCTCGTCGCCCTCGCTGTGGTATTTTTCGTGGCGCGGTGGGCACACAAGCGCCAGGCGGCGACCGGCCAGCAATTCCACACGATCTGGGTATCGATCGGCGTATTGATCGGTTTGCCGCTATTGACCTTCCTTGCGGCGGGCCTGCCTCTCTCCTTCGATTATCCAGTTGCCGGCAAATTCAACCTGACGGGCGGGTCCGTTGTGGGACCTGAGTTCATCGCACTTCTCCTGGCGTTGTCTCTTTACACCGCGACCTACATTGCCGAAATCGTGCGCGCCGGTATTCTCGGTGTAGCAAAAGGCCAATCGGAAGCGGCAGGCGCACTCGGCCTTCACGCGTCGGCCGTCACCAGACTCGTGGTCATTCCGCAGGCAATGCGCATTATCATTCCACCATTGACGAGCCAATATCTCAACCTGATCAAGAACTCTTCGCTCGCCATCGCCATCGGCTACGCCGATCTCGTCGCCGTCGGCGGCGTGATCCTCAATCAGTCCGGCCGCGCGGTCGAAGTCGTCATCATATGGATGATCATCTACCTCGCCTTGAGCATCGCAACGTCGCTGTTCATGAACTGGTTCAATGCCAAGATGGCTCTGGTGGAGAGATAA
- a CDS encoding amino acid ABC transporter substrate-binding protein, whose translation MKKIALSAFLGAAALAYSVSGASASTLSDVKAKGFVQCGVNTGLLGFAQPDATGNWAGFDVDFCKAVASAVFGDATKVKYTPLSSKDRFTALQSGEVDLLSRNTTWTINRDTALGLNFRPVTYYDGQGFMVRKELNVKSALELSGAAVCVQSGTTTELNLADYFKANNLQYNPVVFDKLEEVNAAYDSGRCDVYTTDQSGLYSLRLTLKNPDDNVVLPEIISKEPLGPAVRQGDEQWFDIVSWTAYALINAEEFGITQKNLDEMKASPNPDIKRFLGAEQGSTIGTDLGLTNDWAYNVIKGVGNYGEVFDRNIGAGSPLKIARGLNALWSKGGIQYAPPVR comes from the coding sequence ATGAAAAAGATTGCTCTGTCCGCATTCCTCGGAGCGGCAGCATTGGCATACAGCGTTTCTGGCGCGTCGGCATCGACGCTGAGCGACGTTAAGGCCAAGGGCTTCGTCCAATGCGGCGTGAACACGGGCCTTCTTGGCTTCGCACAGCCAGATGCAACTGGGAACTGGGCCGGTTTTGACGTCGACTTCTGCAAGGCCGTCGCTTCGGCTGTTTTCGGAGATGCGACCAAGGTCAAGTACACACCCCTCAGCTCCAAGGACCGCTTCACCGCGCTGCAATCCGGCGAAGTCGACCTGCTGTCGCGCAACACGACCTGGACCATCAACCGCGATACGGCTCTCGGCCTCAACTTCCGTCCGGTCACCTATTATGACGGCCAGGGCTTCATGGTTCGCAAGGAACTGAACGTGAAGTCGGCTCTCGAGCTTTCCGGCGCCGCCGTCTGCGTCCAGTCCGGAACAACAACGGAACTCAACCTCGCTGACTACTTCAAGGCCAATAACCTTCAGTACAATCCGGTGGTCTTCGACAAGCTGGAGGAAGTTAACGCTGCCTACGATTCTGGTCGTTGCGACGTCTACACCACCGACCAGTCCGGTCTCTATTCGCTGCGCCTGACGCTGAAGAACCCCGACGATAACGTCGTTCTGCCGGAGATCATCTCCAAGGAGCCGCTTGGACCGGCCGTTCGCCAGGGCGACGAGCAGTGGTTCGATATCGTCAGCTGGACCGCTTACGCGCTGATCAACGCCGAAGAATTCGGCATCACGCAGAAAAACCTCGACGAGATGAAGGCTTCGCCGAACCCGGACATCAAGCGCTTCCTCGGCGCTGAGCAGGGTTCGACGATCGGTACCGACCTCGGCCTGACCAACGACTGGGCCTATAACGTGATCAAGGGCGTCGGCAATTATGGCGAAGTCTTCGACCGCAACATCGGCGCCGGCAGCCCGCTGAAGATCGCTCGCGGCCTGAACGCACTGTGGAGCAAGGGCGGCATTCAATACGCACCGCCGGTCCGCTAA
- a CDS encoding cystathionine beta-lyase, translating into MKDKDTPLQNAGINTRLTHIGYSPSDYHGFVNPPVVRASTVLFRDARTMETHDQKYTYGTRGTPTTDALCEAIDALEGSAGTILVPSGLAAVTVPFLAFLSAGDHALVVDSVYGPTRFFCDTMLKRLGVEVEYYDPLIAAGIEQLIRPNTKLVHTEAPGSNTFEMQDISAISTAAHRHGCVVTMDNTWATPLYFKPLDHGVDISIHAATKYPAGHSDILMGTVSANAAHWKQLLDAHGQLGICGAPDDAYQVLRGLRTMGVRLERHQESALAIAQWLEGREEVARVLHPALPSFPSHAIWKRDFKGSSGIFSFVLAVDSPEKFKAKAHAFLDALRIFGLGYSWGGFESLTLHVNLKDRRVTKAPTEGPVLRLQIGLEDVADIKADIEKGFAAAKEA; encoded by the coding sequence ATGAAAGACAAAGACACACCGCTGCAAAACGCCGGCATCAATACGCGTTTGACCCACATCGGCTATTCGCCCTCGGATTATCACGGCTTCGTCAATCCACCGGTGGTTCGTGCGTCCACGGTGCTGTTCCGCGATGCGCGGACCATGGAGACGCATGATCAGAAATATACCTACGGCACGCGCGGCACGCCGACGACGGATGCGCTCTGCGAGGCGATCGATGCGCTGGAGGGGTCGGCTGGAACGATCCTCGTGCCGTCGGGGCTTGCAGCGGTCACCGTACCTTTTCTTGCCTTTTTGTCCGCCGGCGATCACGCGTTGGTCGTTGATTCGGTCTACGGGCCGACGCGTTTCTTCTGCGACACGATGCTGAAGCGTCTCGGCGTCGAGGTGGAGTATTACGATCCTCTGATCGCCGCCGGCATCGAGCAGTTGATCAGGCCGAATACCAAATTGGTGCATACCGAGGCGCCGGGCTCCAACACTTTTGAAATGCAGGATATTTCCGCGATCTCGACCGCCGCTCACAGGCATGGCTGCGTCGTGACTATGGATAATACCTGGGCGACGCCGCTCTATTTCAAGCCGCTTGATCATGGCGTCGACATCTCGATCCATGCGGCGACGAAATATCCGGCCGGTCACTCCGACATTCTGATGGGAACGGTCTCAGCCAATGCGGCGCATTGGAAGCAGTTGCTGGACGCCCACGGTCAACTCGGCATCTGCGGCGCGCCGGATGATGCCTATCAGGTGCTGCGAGGCTTGCGCACCATGGGTGTGCGGCTGGAGCGGCATCAGGAAAGTGCGCTTGCCATCGCACAGTGGCTCGAGGGCCGGGAGGAGGTCGCGCGCGTCTTGCATCCAGCCTTGCCGAGCTTCCCGAGCCACGCGATCTGGAAGCGCGACTTCAAGGGATCGAGCGGCATCTTCTCCTTTGTGCTCGCCGTCGACAGTCCGGAGAAATTCAAGGCCAAGGCGCATGCCTTTCTCGATGCGCTCCGGATTTTCGGTCTCGGCTATTCCTGGGGCGGTTTTGAAAGCCTTACATTGCACGTCAATCTCAAGGACCGACGCGTCACCAAGGCGCCAACGGAAGGGCCGGTGCTGCGTCTTCAGATCGGGCTCGAGGACGTCGCCGATATCAAGGCAGATATCGAAAAGGGCTTTGCGGCCGCCAAAGAGGCCTGA
- a CDS encoding FAD-dependent monooxygenase yields MPIKSAAIIGAGIAGLTAALALARHGIRSEIFEQAEALTEVGAGLQISPNASRILDTLGVLDALLPVWLEPKEVRLVSGASLRLIASVPCGSFAKERWGSPYGAVHRATLQKALLDAAIANPLCTLHLGRQIDATNRQALDATVGDKPDLIIGADGVWSKARALVPGGPSPIFSGNIAWRFTIPEALAPSILDRASVTAFLGTSAHLVSYPIREKSAFNIVANTAGSSASHDWNTNGTKTQRDHLLRRFSGWNSAITRVLEQQEQASFWPLYEASVGRWHNGRDLVLIGDAAHAMMPFAAQGAAMAIEDAFELAGMVASRPLGEALDLFERHRAPRIARLRQRAAFNKFAYHARGPVRLARDLVLSMRPPQSLAADMDWIYGYRAIG; encoded by the coding sequence ATGCCGATCAAGAGCGCCGCGATCATCGGTGCCGGGATAGCCGGCCTCACGGCGGCGCTGGCGCTGGCGAGGCATGGCATTCGCTCTGAGATTTTCGAACAGGCCGAAGCGCTGACCGAGGTCGGCGCCGGCCTGCAGATCTCCCCAAATGCCTCCCGCATTCTCGACACGCTTGGCGTACTTGATGCGCTCCTGCCTGTCTGGCTGGAGCCGAAGGAAGTGCGGCTGGTCTCCGGCGCATCTCTCCGGCTGATAGCATCCGTTCCCTGCGGCAGCTTCGCCAAAGAGCGCTGGGGCTCGCCCTATGGGGCGGTGCATCGCGCCACGCTGCAAAAGGCGCTTCTTGACGCGGCAATTGCCAATCCACTCTGTACGCTGCATCTCGGTCGGCAAATCGACGCAACGAACCGGCAAGCGCTTGATGCGACCGTTGGCGATAAGCCGGATCTGATTATCGGCGCCGATGGCGTCTGGTCGAAGGCGCGCGCGCTGGTGCCCGGCGGCCCCTCTCCTATTTTTTCCGGCAACATCGCCTGGCGCTTTACCATCCCCGAAGCACTGGCTCCCTCCATCCTCGACAGAGCAAGCGTTACCGCGTTTCTCGGTACTTCCGCGCATCTCGTCAGCTATCCGATTCGGGAAAAATCCGCCTTCAACATCGTGGCAAATACCGCCGGAAGTAGTGCGAGCCACGACTGGAATACCAACGGCACCAAGACACAGCGCGATCATCTGCTGCGCCGCTTTTCGGGATGGAACAGCGCAATCACAAGGGTGCTGGAACAGCAGGAGCAGGCAAGCTTCTGGCCGCTCTACGAAGCAAGCGTCGGGCGCTGGCATAATGGCAGGGATCTCGTCCTCATCGGCGATGCAGCGCATGCGATGATGCCCTTTGCGGCCCAGGGTGCCGCCATGGCGATCGAGGATGCCTTCGAGCTTGCCGGCATGGTGGCTTCACGCCCCCTCGGCGAAGCGCTCGATCTTTTTGAAAGACACCGCGCGCCACGCATCGCGCGCCTGCGCCAGCGCGCCGCCTTCAACAAATTTGCCTATCACGCCCGTGGCCCCGTGCGGCTGGCGCGCGATCTGGTTCTATCCATGCGCCCGCCGCAAAGCCTCGCGGCGGACATGGACTGGATCTACGGCTACCGCGCCATCGGCTGA
- a CDS encoding zinc-finger domain-containing protein codes for MAGHNIPHFQNDGGHRVIEIGVKEFMCTGASVPYDHPHIFIDLGDESEKVCSYCSTLYRYNPSLKADQTNPAGCVFQFKAA; via the coding sequence ATGGCCGGCCACAATATTCCGCATTTCCAGAACGACGGCGGTCACCGCGTTATCGAGATCGGCGTGAAGGAATTCATGTGCACCGGCGCCTCGGTCCCCTACGACCATCCGCACATCTTCATCGATCTGGGTGACGAGAGCGAGAAGGTTTGTTCCTACTGCTCGACACTCTATCGCTACAATCCGTCGCTGAAGGCGGACCAGACCAATCCGGCCGGCTGCGTTTTCCAGTTCAAGGCCGCCTGA
- a CDS encoding alpha/beta fold hydrolase — protein MNLNVPAFSHFTHDGLKLAYFDEGDPNGPPVLLIHGFASTAIANWVNPGWLKTLGDAGYRVIAIDNRGHGASDKSYDADAYHPWIMAEDAVALLDHLGIPEAHVMGYSMGARVSTFLAMAHPERVRSLVLGGLGIGMVDGVGDWDPIADALLAPSLDDVTHQRGRMFRAFADQTKSDRQALAACIKGSRDLAAREDIAKVEQPTLIAVGTNDDIAGSAQELAALMPHAEVLDIPNRDHMLAVGDKLFKKAVLEFYERLAG, from the coding sequence ATGAATCTGAATGTCCCCGCCTTTTCTCACTTCACCCATGATGGGTTGAAGCTCGCCTATTTCGACGAGGGCGATCCAAACGGTCCGCCGGTGCTGCTGATTCACGGATTTGCCTCAACCGCGATTGCCAATTGGGTCAATCCGGGTTGGCTCAAAACGCTCGGGGATGCGGGCTACCGCGTCATCGCCATCGACAATCGCGGCCATGGAGCCAGCGATAAATCCTACGATGCCGATGCTTACCATCCCTGGATCATGGCCGAGGATGCCGTCGCTCTGCTCGATCATCTCGGCATTCCCGAGGCTCATGTCATGGGCTATTCCATGGGTGCGCGCGTCTCGACCTTTCTGGCGATGGCGCATCCTGAGCGCGTTCGATCTCTGGTGCTCGGCGGTCTCGGCATCGGCATGGTCGATGGTGTCGGTGATTGGGATCCGATCGCCGATGCGCTGCTGGCGCCGTCGCTGGACGATGTCACGCATCAGCGCGGCCGCATGTTCCGCGCCTTCGCCGATCAGACCAAGAGCGACCGCCAGGCGCTGGCCGCCTGCATCAAGGGCTCGCGCGATCTCGCTGCCAGAGAAGACATCGCGAAAGTCGAACAGCCGACGCTGATCGCCGTCGGTACCAATGATGACATTGCCGGCTCGGCGCAGGAACTCGCCGCGCTGATGCCGCATGCCGAAGTGCTGGATATCCCGAACCGTGATCATATGCTTGCCGTTGGCGACAAGCTGTTCAAGAAAGCCGTCCTGGAGTTTTACGAGCGGCTGGCCGGTTGA
- a CDS encoding enoyl-CoA hydratase-related protein, which produces MSFEHDFAGGLLRASCSDAVGTLTIDNPDRKNAVTAAMWRAIPQAIRILTDKARAHVIVIRGAAGDFSAGADISEFDSLRKNAETAIAYEALNSAAFTAIRHCRVPTIAAIRGICYGGGFGIAAACDLRVAEEGARFSVPAVRLGIAYPADAVQDIVNALGPQMAKVALFTGAPMPAGKMVAAGFLLEEIAADAFDGEVSALAHAIATNAPIALHASKLAVRAVVEQDSDLLREAEIIGAETFDSADYAEGRVAFAARRKPHFTGK; this is translated from the coding sequence ATGAGTTTCGAGCATGATTTTGCCGGCGGCCTCCTGCGTGCAAGCTGCAGCGATGCCGTCGGCACTCTCACCATCGACAATCCCGACCGCAAGAATGCCGTCACCGCAGCAATGTGGCGTGCCATACCCCAAGCCATCCGCATTCTGACCGACAAAGCTCGTGCACATGTGATCGTCATTCGCGGCGCTGCGGGCGACTTTTCCGCCGGCGCCGACATCAGCGAATTCGACAGCCTGCGTAAGAATGCGGAAACCGCCATCGCCTACGAGGCGCTGAACAGCGCCGCCTTCACAGCCATCCGCCACTGCCGCGTGCCGACGATCGCGGCGATCCGCGGCATTTGTTACGGCGGCGGCTTCGGCATCGCAGCCGCCTGCGACCTGCGCGTCGCCGAGGAAGGCGCGCGCTTCTCGGTACCCGCCGTCCGCCTCGGCATCGCCTACCCCGCCGATGCGGTGCAGGATATCGTCAATGCGCTCGGACCACAGATGGCCAAGGTCGCCCTGTTCACCGGCGCGCCGATGCCGGCCGGCAAGATGGTTGCGGCCGGCTTCCTGCTGGAAGAGATCGCAGCCGATGCCTTCGACGGCGAGGTCTCGGCGCTTGCCCATGCGATCGCCACCAATGCGCCGATCGCGTTGCATGCCTCGAAGCTTGCGGTGCGGGCCGTCGTCGAACAGGATAGCGACCTTCTGCGCGAGGCGGAGATTATCGGCGCCGAGACGTTCGATAGCGCCGACTATGCCGAAGGTCGAGTCGCCTTCGCCGCGCGGAGGAAACCACATTTCACCGGGAAGTGA
- the cysE gene encoding serine O-acetyltransferase: protein MVAAMDIRPIEGLGSVKVVDPIWDSMREEARAAADRDPLLAAFLYSTIINHRSLEECVIYRICERLDHPDLQGILLRQTFEEMLSDWPEWGSILRVDIQAIYDRDPACLRFLEPVLYFKGFHALQTHRLAHWLLNRGRRDFALYLQSRSSSVFQTDINPAARIGKGIFLDHATGLVVGETAVIGDNVSILHGVTLGGTGKEGSDRHPKIAHGVLIGAGAKILGNIQIGHCSRIAAGSVVLKEVPPKTTVAGVPAKVVGEAGCSEPSRSMDQLLAEKIIVDQIMGAGI, encoded by the coding sequence ATGGTCGCAGCAATGGACATTCGCCCGATCGAAGGCTTAGGTTCGGTCAAGGTCGTCGATCCCATCTGGGACAGCATGCGCGAGGAAGCCCGCGCCGCTGCCGATAGGGATCCGCTTCTGGCCGCCTTCCTCTATTCCACGATCATCAATCACCGGTCGCTGGAAGAATGCGTCATCTATCGGATCTGCGAGCGTCTCGATCATCCGGACCTGCAGGGCATTCTGCTGCGCCAGACTTTTGAGGAAATGCTGTCCGACTGGCCGGAATGGGGCTCGATCCTGCGTGTCGATATCCAGGCCATCTATGACCGCGACCCTGCCTGTTTGCGCTTCCTGGAGCCGGTTCTCTATTTCAAGGGCTTCCATGCGCTCCAGACCCATCGCCTGGCGCATTGGCTGCTCAATCGCGGCCGCCGCGATTTCGCGCTTTATCTGCAGAGCCGCTCCTCCAGCGTTTTCCAGACCGACATCAACCCGGCCGCGCGCATCGGCAAGGGCATCTTCCTTGATCATGCGACCGGCCTGGTCGTCGGCGAAACCGCCGTCATCGGCGACAATGTCTCGATCCTGCATGGCGTCACCCTCGGCGGCACCGGCAAGGAAGGCAGCGACCGTCACCCGAAGATCGCTCACGGCGTGCTGATCGGCGCGGGTGCGAAAATTCTCGGCAATATCCAGATCGGCCATTGCTCGCGCATCGCTGCCGGTTCGGTAGTGTTGAAGGAAGTACCGCCGAAGACGACGGTGGCTGGCGTGCCGGCCAAAGTGGTGGGGGAAGCCGGCTGTTCGGAGCCCTCCCGCTCCATGGATCAGCTTCTCGCCGAGAAGATCATCGTCGACCAAATCATGGGCGCCGGAATCTAA
- a CDS encoding DUF3126 family protein gives MKPDEIKKLDAYFKRTLNPQMVVKARPRKDDSAEVYLGEEFLGVVYIDDEDGDRSYNFSMAILDMDLQ, from the coding sequence GTGAAGCCTGACGAAATCAAGAAGCTCGACGCCTATTTCAAACGCACGCTCAACCCGCAGATGGTGGTCAAGGCCCGGCCGCGCAAGGACGATTCCGCGGAAGTCTATCTCGGTGAAGAGTTCCTGGGCGTTGTCTATATCGACGACGAGGACGGCGACCGTTCCTACAACTTCTCCATGGCAATCCTGGACATGGATCTCCAATAG
- a CDS encoding phasin family protein — protein sequence MFNFDEANNKGKEAIDTALKNYSEVNKGFQAIAAETAEYSKKSFQDGVSHFETLAGVKSFEAVFELQSSFVKSSYESFVAEATKLGEMYADLAKTAYKPFEAPIAAATKATGKAVASVAPAA from the coding sequence ATGTTCAATTTCGATGAAGCCAATAATAAGGGCAAGGAAGCGATCGACACGGCGCTGAAGAACTATTCCGAAGTTAACAAGGGTTTTCAGGCGATTGCCGCTGAAACCGCGGAATATTCCAAGAAGTCGTTCCAGGATGGCGTTTCTCATTTCGAGACGCTGGCCGGCGTCAAGAGCTTTGAAGCCGTTTTCGAACTGCAAAGCAGCTTCGTGAAGTCCTCTTATGAAAGCTTCGTTGCCGAGGCGACAAAGCTGGGCGAAATGTACGCCGATCTCGCCAAGACTGCTTACAAGCCTTTCGAAGCGCCGATTGCCGCTGCCACGAAGGCTACTGGCAAAGCTGTCGCCTCGGTAGCGCCTGCCGCATAA
- the clpS gene encoding ATP-dependent Clp protease adapter ClpS, which produces MIAEPIRMQKDGERNGDNGNRGTSVITRTKAKTKKPNLYRVLLLNDDYTPMEFVIHILERFFQKDLESATRIMLLVHNHGVGECGIFTYEVAETKVSQVMDFARQHQHPLQCVMEKK; this is translated from the coding sequence ATGATCGCTGAGCCGATCCGGATGCAAAAAGACGGCGAAAGGAACGGGGATAACGGCAATCGCGGGACCTCGGTAATTACACGCACCAAGGCCAAGACCAAGAAACCCAATCTCTACCGCGTGCTGCTTTTGAACGACGACTATACGCCCATGGAGTTTGTGATCCACATCCTGGAGCGTTTCTTCCAAAAGGATCTCGAGAGTGCCACCCGCATTATGCTTCTTGTCCACAACCACGGCGTCGGCGAATGCGGGATATTTACATATGAAGTAGCCGAAACGAAGGTGAGCCAGGTGATGGATTTTGCCCGGCAGCACCAGCATCCGCTGCAATGTGTTATGGAAAAGAAGTGA